From Oceanococcus atlanticus, a single genomic window includes:
- a CDS encoding efflux RND transporter periplasmic adaptor subunit, whose amino-acid sequence MMFIKTQKRVAVALLSMVAVVSVAACGGSDEAVDASANEAPNASRYVRVAPVETISSVAPLPFSGTVTASSGADLAFQTSGRVARRVVEVGQRVQAGELLLVLDNPQLAPALESAVAREQELQTRYDQAQRDQRRVDGLFASGAATREEHEQVEANAQALKAALSLARAERARAQALLDETRLKAPFAGEITAVMVDEGQIVAPGQSVLALSGESHLELEIGVLARMLPVLELGQNVTLLQFGEALDVHGEISRIATASLPGALNRVVVRLPQDARLHAGMTLGVALPSTPQQTLLSVPMRAVVDIGLGAPRVFQLREDTVEARAVQLVRILGERVLVSGELAAGDLVVIAGLSGLQHGQRVERVK is encoded by the coding sequence ATGATGTTTATCAAGACACAAAAGCGCGTTGCCGTCGCTCTGTTGAGCATGGTCGCTGTTGTGAGTGTGGCCGCGTGTGGCGGCAGCGATGAAGCGGTGGATGCATCCGCCAACGAGGCCCCGAATGCCTCGCGCTATGTTCGCGTCGCACCGGTTGAGACGATCAGCTCGGTTGCGCCGTTGCCGTTCAGTGGCACGGTCACGGCGTCCAGCGGCGCCGATCTGGCATTTCAGACCAGCGGGCGCGTGGCGCGCCGCGTGGTCGAGGTCGGGCAGCGGGTGCAGGCCGGCGAGTTGTTGCTGGTGCTCGACAATCCGCAGCTGGCCCCGGCGCTTGAGTCCGCGGTGGCGCGTGAGCAGGAATTGCAGACCCGCTATGACCAGGCTCAGCGCGACCAGCGTCGGGTCGACGGATTGTTCGCCAGCGGTGCTGCCACGCGTGAAGAGCATGAGCAGGTCGAGGCCAATGCACAGGCGCTCAAGGCAGCCTTGTCGCTGGCCCGGGCCGAGCGTGCCCGCGCTCAGGCCCTGCTCGACGAAACCCGGCTCAAAGCCCCGTTTGCCGGCGAAATCACCGCGGTGATGGTGGATGAAGGTCAGATCGTGGCGCCGGGGCAGAGCGTGCTTGCGCTCAGCGGCGAGAGTCATCTGGAACTGGAAATCGGCGTGCTGGCGCGGATGTTGCCGGTGTTGGAGCTCGGCCAGAACGTCACGCTGCTGCAGTTTGGTGAAGCCCTGGATGTACACGGCGAAATTTCACGCATCGCCACGGCCAGCTTGCCCGGCGCGCTGAATCGTGTGGTCGTGCGTCTGCCTCAGGATGCACGCCTGCATGCCGGCATGACCCTGGGTGTGGCCCTGCCGTCGACCCCGCAACAGACCCTGCTGTCGGTGCCCATGCGGGCTGTGGTGGACATTGGTCTGGGTGCGCCGCGGGTGTTCCAACTGCGTGAAGATACGGTCGAAGCGCGTGCGGTTCAGCTCGTTCGTATCCTCGGAGAGCGGGTGCTGGTCAGTGGTGAGCTGGCGGCCGGTGATCTGGTGGTGATCGCTGGTCTGTCAGGGCTGCAGCATGGCCAGCGCGTCGAGCGCGTCAAATAG
- a CDS encoding TetR/AcrR family transcriptional regulator — protein MTRSSEKSAYHHGNLRAALLDTARSLVQAQGLDGLTLRAVAERLGVSRSAIYRHYSSKDELLGQIIMEGFEQLRAATAEAAQQRAKRTESCPLDQLHHMGLAYIRFAVEHADLYDLMFHPSLIGRSCDTVKMASLRSYEVLTDMLQRCQQAGQIKAGEPHRQAFAIWASLHGLVSLCRGRPPHAVPEATLEGGFEMLLEQLMAGLATQQQWRSVLQTDTSD, from the coding sequence ATGACGCGCTCTTCTGAAAAATCGGCCTACCATCACGGCAACCTGCGTGCCGCACTGCTGGATACCGCTCGTTCACTGGTTCAGGCGCAAGGCCTGGACGGCCTCACATTACGTGCCGTAGCCGAACGACTGGGCGTGTCACGCAGTGCGATTTATCGCCACTACAGCAGCAAAGATGAGTTGCTTGGCCAAATCATCATGGAAGGTTTTGAGCAGTTGCGGGCAGCCACCGCCGAGGCTGCGCAGCAACGTGCCAAGCGCACGGAAAGCTGTCCGCTGGATCAGCTGCACCATATGGGCCTGGCCTATATCCGTTTCGCGGTGGAGCACGCCGACCTGTATGACCTGATGTTCCATCCCAGCCTGATCGGACGCAGTTGCGACACGGTGAAGATGGCCTCTTTGCGCTCGTACGAAGTGCTCACCGACATGCTGCAGCGCTGCCAGCAGGCCGGCCAGATCAAAGCGGGCGAGCCGCACCGCCAGGCCTTTGCCATCTGGGCTTCGCTGCATGGATTGGTCAGCCTGTGTCGGGGGCGCCCACCGCACGCGGTGCCAGAAGCCACCCTGGAGGGCGGCTTTGAGATGCTGCTAGAGCAGCTCATGGCGGGGCTGGCCACACAGCAGCAATGGCGCAGCGTGCTGCAAACCGACACATCCGACTGA